The following coding sequences lie in one Lysobacter capsici genomic window:
- the rpsK gene encoding 30S ribosomal protein S11 has product MAKPAAVKTKKKIKRIVTDGIAHVHASFNNTIITITDRQGNALSWATSGGAGFRGSRKSTPFAAQVAAEKAGRAALDYGVKSLEVRIKGPGPGRESAVRSLNNVGYKIINIIDVTPIPHNGCRPPKKRRV; this is encoded by the coding sequence ATGGCCAAGCCGGCAGCAGTCAAGACCAAGAAGAAGATCAAGCGCATCGTCACCGACGGTATCGCCCACGTCCACGCTTCTTTCAACAACACCATCATCACGATCACCGACCGCCAGGGCAACGCGCTCTCGTGGGCGACCTCGGGCGGCGCGGGTTTCCGCGGCTCCCGCAAGTCGACCCCGTTCGCCGCCCAGGTGGCAGCCGAAAAGGCTGGCCGTGCTGCGCTCGACTACGGCGTCAAGTCGCTGGAAGTGCGCATCAAGGGCCCGGGTCCGGGTCGTGAGTCCGCCGTTCGTTCCTTGAACAACGTCGGTTACAAGATCATCAACATCATCGACGTGACGCCTATCCCGCACAACGGGTGCCGTCCGCCGAAGAAGCGTCGCGTCTGA
- the rpsM gene encoding 30S ribosomal protein S13, protein MARIAGVNLPAQKHVWVGLQSIFGIGRTRSKQICQTAGVTSTTKIRDLSEPEVERLRAEVGKFVVEGDLRREVGIAIKRLMDLGCYRGLRHRRGLPLRGQRTRTNARTRKGPRKAIKK, encoded by the coding sequence ATGGCGCGTATTGCGGGCGTTAATTTGCCTGCCCAGAAGCATGTCTGGGTTGGCCTGCAAAGCATTTTCGGCATCGGCCGTACCCGTTCGAAGCAGATCTGCCAGACGGCGGGTGTGACTTCGACCACGAAGATCCGTGACCTGTCCGAACCCGAAGTCGAGCGCTTGCGCGCCGAAGTCGGCAAGTTCGTGGTCGAAGGCGACTTGCGTCGCGAGGTCGGTATTGCGATCAAGCGTTTGATGGACCTGGGCTGCTACCGCGGCCTGCGTCACCGCCGCGGCTTGCCGCTGCGTGGTCAGCGCACGCGTACCAACGCACGTACCCGCAAGGGTCCGCGCAAGGCCATCAAGAAGTAA
- the secY gene encoding preprotein translocase subunit SecY → MARSGNAMAGIGGGLGKFTELRQRLLFVIGALIVYRIGSYIPVPGINPEAMVKFMETKQGTIVDMFNMFSGGALHRFSLFALNVMPYISASIIVQLLVQIVPSLKAIQKEGESGRRKINQWSRMGAIPLAIFQAWGIANGLQSSLAPDGTPVVYAPGMGFILTAVIALTAGTMFLMWLGEQITERGVGNGVSLIIFAGIVAGLPAAVIHMFEQIRNGDMSPIVAILVVGLVVAFTYLVVFVERGQRRITVNYARRQGGRNAYMNQASFLPLKLNMSGVIPAIFASSIVMFPATAATWFAQGNSGSGVSGFLQRLSQWLSPGEPVHMILYAGLIIGFAFFYTALVFNSQETADNLKKSGALIPGIRPGKATADYVDGVLTRLTAAGAIYLVIVCLLPEVMRTQLGTSFYFGGTSLLIVVVVIMDFIAQIQAHLMSHQYESLLKKANLKGGSRGGLARG, encoded by the coding sequence ATGGCGCGCAGCGGCAACGCAATGGCTGGAATCGGCGGCGGACTCGGTAAGTTCACCGAGTTGCGTCAGCGTTTGCTGTTCGTCATCGGCGCGTTGATCGTCTATCGCATCGGCAGCTACATCCCGGTGCCGGGTATCAACCCGGAAGCGATGGTCAAGTTCATGGAGACCAAGCAGGGCACCATCGTGGACATGTTCAACATGTTCTCCGGTGGCGCTCTGCACCGCTTCAGCCTGTTCGCGCTGAACGTGATGCCGTACATCTCGGCGTCCATCATCGTGCAGTTGCTGGTGCAGATCGTGCCGAGCCTGAAAGCCATCCAGAAGGAAGGCGAATCGGGCCGTCGCAAGATCAACCAATGGTCGCGCATGGGTGCGATTCCGCTGGCGATCTTCCAGGCCTGGGGCATCGCCAACGGCCTGCAGTCGAGCCTGGCGCCCGATGGCACGCCGGTGGTGTACGCACCGGGCATGGGCTTCATCCTGACCGCGGTGATCGCCTTGACGGCGGGCACCATGTTCCTGATGTGGCTGGGCGAGCAGATCACCGAGCGCGGCGTCGGCAACGGCGTTTCGCTGATCATCTTCGCGGGCATCGTCGCCGGCCTTCCGGCCGCGGTGATCCACATGTTCGAGCAGATCCGCAACGGCGACATGAGCCCGATCGTGGCGATCCTGGTCGTCGGTCTGGTGGTGGCCTTCACCTACCTGGTGGTGTTCGTCGAACGCGGCCAGCGTCGGATCACGGTCAACTACGCGCGTCGCCAGGGCGGTCGCAACGCCTACATGAATCAGGCGTCGTTCCTGCCGTTGAAGCTCAACATGTCGGGCGTGATCCCGGCGATCTTCGCCTCCAGCATCGTGATGTTCCCCGCCACCGCCGCGACCTGGTTCGCCCAGGGCAACAGCGGCAGCGGCGTGTCCGGTTTCCTCCAGCGCCTGAGCCAGTGGCTCAGCCCGGGCGAGCCGGTCCACATGATTCTGTATGCCGGCCTGATCATCGGTTTCGCGTTCTTCTACACCGCGCTGGTGTTCAATTCGCAGGAAACCGCCGACAATCTCAAGAAGTCGGGCGCGCTGATCCCGGGCATTCGCCCTGGCAAGGCCACCGCGGACTATGTCGACGGCGTGCTGACCCGCTTGACCGCGGCCGGCGCAATTTACCTGGTGATCGTGTGTCTCCTCCCGGAGGTCATGCGGACCCAGCTCGGCACCTCGTTCTACTTCGGCGGTACCTCGCTGTTGATCGTGGTGGTCGTGATCATGGATTTCATCGCTCAAATCCAGGCTCATCTGATGTCGCATCAGTACGAGAGCCTGTTGAAGAAAGCGAACTTGAAGGGCGGCTCGCGCGGCGGTCTCGCGCGCGGGTGA
- the rplO gene encoding 50S ribosomal protein L15, whose translation MRLNTLKPADGAREDRKRVGRGIGSGLGKTAGRGHKGSFARSGKGKIKAGFEGGQMPMQRRLPKIGFRSKLKNDTAEVLLYQLDKLEAGEIDFAALKAAKLVPSNAKQAKIVKKGELTKKFVLKGVLATAGAKAAVEAAGGKVEE comes from the coding sequence ATGCGTCTCAATACACTCAAGCCGGCTGACGGCGCCCGCGAAGACCGCAAGCGCGTCGGTCGCGGTATCGGTTCGGGCCTGGGCAAGACCGCGGGCCGCGGCCACAAGGGTTCGTTCGCCCGTTCGGGCAAGGGCAAGATCAAGGCCGGTTTCGAAGGCGGCCAGATGCCCATGCAGCGTCGTCTGCCGAAGATCGGCTTCCGCTCCAAGCTGAAGAACGACACGGCCGAAGTCCTGCTGTATCAGCTGGACAAGCTGGAAGCCGGCGAGATCGATTTCGCCGCGCTCAAGGCCGCGAAGCTCGTTCCGAGCAACGCCAAGCAGGCCAAGATCGTGAAAAAGGGCGAGCTGACCAAGAAGTTCGTGCTCAAGGGCGTGCTGGCCACGGCCGGCGCGAAGGCCGCGGTCGAAGCGGCCGGCGGCAAGGTCGAGGAGTAA
- the rpmD gene encoding 50S ribosomal protein L30: MAKAANTPVEGGTVTVRLVKGLRGCQSRHRLSVKALGLNKLNDVRTLKDSPQVRGLINTVHYLVQVEG, translated from the coding sequence ATGGCTAAGGCTGCTAACACGCCCGTCGAAGGCGGCACCGTCACGGTGCGCCTGGTCAAGGGTCTGCGTGGCTGTCAGTCGCGTCACCGCCTGTCGGTGAAGGCGCTCGGCCTGAACAAGCTCAACGACGTGCGGACGCTGAAAGACAGCCCGCAGGTTCGTGGCCTGATCAATACGGTCCACTACCTGGTTCAGGTCGAGGGCTAA
- the rpsE gene encoding 30S ribosomal protein S5, whose translation MADDRAPRGRDRDRNREEIDDGMIEKLIAVNRVSKTVKGGRQFTFTALTVVGDGNGKVGFGYGKAREVPVAIQKSMEYARKAMNNVDLNGGTLWHAVKSGHGAAHVYMQPASEGTGVIAGGAMRAVLEAVGVKNVLAKATGSRNPINLVRATLKGLTGMHSPAKIAAKRGKKVEDLNHG comes from the coding sequence ATGGCAGACGATAGAGCCCCGCGGGGCCGCGACCGTGATCGCAACCGCGAAGAGATCGACGACGGCATGATCGAGAAGCTGATCGCGGTCAACCGCGTCAGCAAGACCGTCAAGGGCGGTCGCCAGTTCACCTTCACCGCGTTGACGGTGGTCGGTGACGGCAACGGCAAGGTCGGCTTCGGCTACGGCAAGGCGCGCGAAGTGCCGGTCGCGATCCAGAAGTCGATGGAATACGCCCGCAAGGCGATGAACAACGTGGACCTCAACGGCGGCACCTTGTGGCATGCCGTGAAGTCGGGCCATGGCGCGGCGCATGTGTACATGCAGCCGGCGTCGGAAGGTACCGGCGTGATCGCCGGCGGCGCGATGCGCGCCGTGCTCGAAGCGGTCGGCGTGAAGAACGTGTTGGCCAAGGCCACCGGTTCGCGTAACCCGATCAACCTGGTTCGCGCTACGCTCAAGGGCCTGACCGGCATGCACTCGCCGGCCAAGATCGCGGCCAAGCGCGGCAAGAAGGTGGAGGATCTCAATCATGGCTAA
- the rplR gene encoding 50S ribosomal protein L18 yields MNKNIARLRRAKSTRSHIRNLGVARLTVLRTGQHLYAQVFTADGSKVLASASTVQADVKEGLKNGKNAEAAVKVGKMIAERAKAAGIEKVAFDRSGYRYHGRIKALADAAREGGLQF; encoded by the coding sequence ATGAACAAGAACATCGCTCGTCTGCGCCGCGCCAAGTCGACCCGGTCGCACATCCGCAACCTCGGCGTCGCCCGTCTGACCGTGCTGCGCACCGGTCAGCACCTGTACGCCCAGGTCTTCACCGCCGACGGCTCCAAGGTCCTGGCTTCGGCCTCGACCGTGCAGGCCGACGTCAAGGAAGGCCTGAAGAACGGCAAGAACGCCGAAGCCGCCGTCAAGGTCGGCAAGATGATCGCCGAGCGCGCCAAGGCCGCGGGCATCGAGAAGGTCGCGTTCGACCGCTCGGGCTACCGCTACCACGGCCGCATCAAGGCGCTGGCCGATGCCGCTCGCGAAGGCGGTCTGCAGTTCTAA
- the rplF gene encoding 50S ribosomal protein L6 produces the protein MSRVAKKPIALPKGVELNIQADSIAAKGPKGTLSIGKPAAISLKVENGEALFTTEDAALIPLTGTLRAILANMVKGVSEGFERKLELVGVGYRASMQGADLNLALGFSHPVLFKAPEGITIATPTQTEILVQGADKQRVGEVAAKIRGFRPPEPYKGKGVKYAGEVIIRKEAKKA, from the coding sequence ATGTCCCGAGTTGCCAAGAAGCCGATCGCTCTCCCGAAGGGCGTCGAACTCAACATCCAGGCCGATTCGATCGCCGCCAAGGGCCCGAAGGGCACCCTGTCGATCGGTAAGCCGGCCGCCATCAGCCTCAAGGTCGAGAACGGCGAAGCGCTGTTCACCACCGAAGACGCCGCGCTGATCCCGCTGACCGGCACCTTGCGCGCGATCCTCGCCAACATGGTGAAGGGCGTGTCCGAAGGCTTCGAGCGCAAGCTCGAGCTGGTCGGCGTCGGTTACCGCGCTTCGATGCAGGGCGCCGACCTGAACCTGGCCCTGGGCTTTTCCCACCCGGTCCTGTTCAAGGCCCCGGAAGGTATCACCATCGCCACCCCGACCCAGACCGAAATCCTGGTCCAGGGCGCGGACAAGCAGCGCGTCGGTGAAGTTGCCGCCAAGATCCGCGGTTTCCGTCCGCCGGAGCCCTACAAGGGCAAGGGTGTGAAGTACGCCGGCGAAGTCATCATCCGCAAGGAAGCCAAGAAGGCCTAA
- the rpsH gene encoding 30S ribosomal protein S8, with protein sequence MSMTDPIADMLVRIKNAAAVRKQTVKMPASKIKVAIAAVLKDEGYILDSRVTEIGPGKSELEISLKYYEGKPVIERLQRYSRSGLRQYRGKDAIPKVLGGLGIAIISTSKGIMTDAQARQQGVGGEVLCFVA encoded by the coding sequence ATGAGCATGACTGATCCCATCGCCGACATGCTGGTCCGCATCAAGAATGCGGCCGCTGTGCGCAAGCAGACGGTGAAAATGCCCGCTTCCAAGATCAAGGTGGCGATCGCCGCCGTGTTGAAGGACGAGGGTTACATCCTGGATTCGCGCGTGACCGAAATCGGTCCGGGCAAGTCCGAACTCGAAATTTCGCTGAAGTACTACGAAGGCAAGCCGGTGATCGAGCGCCTGCAGCGCTACTCCCGCTCGGGCCTGCGTCAGTACCGCGGCAAGGACGCGATCCCGAAGGTCCTCGGCGGCCTGGGTATCGCGATCATCTCCACCTCCAAGGGCATCATGACCGATGCGCAGGCGCGCCAGCAGGGCGTCGGCGGTGAAGTCCTGTGCTTCGTGGCTTAA
- the rpsN gene encoding 30S ribosomal protein S14: MAKTSMINRDIKRTKLVKKFAGKRDALKKIISSDNSSYEEKAEAVIKLQKLPRDSSPSRQRNRCVLTGRSRGVYSKFGLGRNKLREATMRGDVPGLRKASW; this comes from the coding sequence ATGGCTAAGACTTCCATGATCAACCGCGACATCAAGCGGACCAAGCTGGTGAAGAAGTTCGCCGGCAAGCGTGATGCGCTCAAGAAGATCATCTCCAGCGACAACTCGTCGTACGAAGAGAAGGCCGAGGCGGTCATCAAGCTGCAGAAGCTGCCGCGCGACTCCTCGCCGAGCCGCCAGCGCAACCGCTGCGTCCTGACCGGCCGTTCGCGCGGCGTCTACAGCAAGTTCGGCCTCGGCCGCAACAAGCTGCGCGAAGCCACCATGCGCGGCGATGTGCCGGGCCTGCGTAAGGCAAGCTGGTAA
- the rplE gene encoding 50S ribosomal protein L5 has translation MTTRLEEFYKKEVVPVLTEKFGYKNPMEVPRLVKITLNMGVGEAATNKKILENAVADMTKIAGQKPIVTKSRVSVASFKIRDGWPIGAKVTLRRAKMYEFLDRLVNISLPRVRDFRGVSGRSFDGRGNYNMGVKEQIIFPEIDFDQVDALRGMDIAITTTAKTDAEAKALLEAFRFPFRN, from the coding sequence ATGACCACCCGTCTGGAAGAGTTCTACAAGAAAGAAGTGGTTCCGGTGCTGACTGAAAAGTTCGGCTACAAGAACCCGATGGAAGTGCCGCGCCTCGTCAAGATCACCCTGAACATGGGCGTGGGCGAAGCGGCCACCAACAAGAAGATCCTGGAAAATGCCGTTGCGGACATGACCAAGATCGCCGGCCAGAAGCCGATCGTGACCAAGTCCCGCGTGTCGGTGGCTTCGTTCAAGATCCGCGACGGCTGGCCGATCGGCGCCAAGGTCACCCTGCGCCGCGCCAAGATGTACGAGTTCCTCGACCGCCTGGTCAACATCTCGTTGCCGCGCGTGCGCGACTTCCGTGGTGTCTCGGGCCGTTCGTTCGACGGCCGCGGCAACTACAACATGGGCGTCAAGGAACAGATCATCTTCCCGGAAATCGATTTCGACCAGGTCGACGCGCTGCGCGGCATGGACATCGCGATCACCACGACCGCGAAGACCGATGCCGAGGCCAAGGCCCTGCTCGAAGCCTTCCGCTTCCCGTTCCGTAACTGA
- the rplX gene encoding 50S ribosomal protein L24, protein MNRIKKGDQVIVTAGKDKGKKGDVVRVLGDKVVVSNINIIKRHTKPNPQANQPGGVIEREAPIHISNVMLFNPASGKGERIGFKVLEDGRKLRVFRSSGEAVDA, encoded by the coding sequence ATGAACCGTATCAAGAAGGGCGATCAAGTGATCGTCACTGCCGGCAAGGACAAGGGCAAGAAGGGCGATGTGGTGCGCGTGCTCGGCGACAAGGTCGTCGTGTCGAACATCAACATCATCAAGCGCCACACCAAGCCGAATCCGCAGGCCAACCAGCCCGGCGGCGTGATCGAGCGCGAAGCGCCGATTCACATTTCCAACGTCATGCTGTTCAACCCGGCCTCCGGCAAGGGCGAGCGCATCGGTTTCAAGGTACTGGAGGATGGACGCAAACTGCGTGTGTTCCGCTCCAGTGGTGAGGCGGTTGACGCCTGA
- the rplN gene encoding 50S ribosomal protein L14 has translation MIQMQSYLGVADNSGAKEVMCIKVLGGSKRRYAHIGDIIKVTVKDAIPRGKVKKGDVYDAVVVRTRKGVRRPDGSLIRFDGNAAVLLNNKHEPIGTRIFGPVTRELRSEKFMKIVSLAPEVL, from the coding sequence ATGATCCAGATGCAAAGCTACCTCGGCGTGGCCGACAACTCCGGTGCCAAGGAAGTGATGTGCATCAAGGTGCTCGGCGGCTCCAAGCGCCGTTACGCGCACATTGGCGACATCATCAAGGTCACCGTGAAAGACGCGATCCCGCGTGGCAAGGTCAAGAAGGGCGACGTCTACGACGCCGTCGTGGTTCGCACCCGCAAGGGTGTGCGCCGTCCGGACGGCTCGCTGATCCGCTTCGATGGCAACGCTGCGGTGTTGCTCAACAACAAGCATGAGCCGATCGGCACCCGTATCTTCGGACCCGTGACTCGCGAGCTTCGCTCGGAGAAGTTCATGAAGATCGTCTCGCTCGCGCCTGAAGTGCTCTGA
- the rpsQ gene encoding 30S ribosomal protein S17 translates to MTDNNTDKALRTVEGRVVSNKMDKTVTVLVERQVKHALYGKYIRRSTKLHAHDADNACKEGDIVRVKEIAPMSKTKNWSVVEIVSRAAI, encoded by the coding sequence ATGACCGACAACAATACAGACAAGGCGCTGCGCACGGTTGAAGGCCGGGTCGTCAGCAACAAGATGGACAAGACCGTCACCGTGCTCGTTGAGCGCCAGGTCAAGCACGCGCTGTACGGCAAGTACATCCGTCGCTCGACCAAGCTCCACGCCCACGACGCCGACAACGCCTGCAAAGAAGGCGACATCGTGCGGGTGAAGGAAATTGCTCCGATGTCCAAGACCAAGAACTGGAGCGTGGTTGAAATCGTCAGCCGCGCGGCCATTTAA
- the rpmC gene encoding 50S ribosomal protein L29 — protein sequence MELKQLRQKSADELKAHLVDLHKESFALRMQKATGQLAKTHEARRVKREIARVNMLLGEKK from the coding sequence ATGGAACTCAAGCAACTGCGCCAGAAGTCGGCGGACGAGCTCAAGGCCCACCTGGTCGATCTGCACAAGGAGAGCTTCGCTCTGCGCATGCAGAAGGCCACCGGTCAGCTCGCAAAGACCCATGAAGCCCGCCGTGTGAAGCGCGAGATTGCTCGCGTGAACATGCTGCTGGGCGAGAAGAAGTAA
- the rplP gene encoding 50S ribosomal protein L16 produces MLQPKRTKYRKVHKGRNDGLSWSGNAVSFGEYGLKATAHGQLTARQIEAARRSISRYVKRGGKMWIRVFPDKPITKKPIEVRMGSGKGNVEYWVAQIQPGRMIYEIEGVAEDVAREAFRLAAAKLSVTTTFVTRTVR; encoded by the coding sequence ATGTTGCAACCCAAGCGAACCAAGTACCGCAAGGTGCACAAGGGCCGCAATGATGGCCTGAGCTGGAGCGGCAATGCCGTTAGCTTCGGCGAATACGGCCTCAAGGCGACCGCGCACGGTCAGCTGACCGCGCGCCAGATCGAAGCGGCCCGCCGCTCGATCAGCCGCTACGTCAAGCGCGGCGGCAAGATGTGGATCCGCGTGTTCCCGGACAAGCCGATCACCAAGAAGCCGATCGAAGTCCGAATGGGCTCCGGTAAGGGCAACGTCGAGTACTGGGTCGCCCAGATCCAGCCCGGTCGCATGATTTACGAGATTGAAGGCGTGGCCGAAGACGTGGCGCGTGAAGCGTTCCGCCTGGCCGCCGCCAAGCTCTCGGTGACCACCACTTTCGTTACCCGGACGGTGCGCTAA
- the rpsC gene encoding 30S ribosomal protein S3 → MGHKVHPTGIRLGISKDWNSKWFAGKKQYAEYLAADLKVREMLRKKLAQAGISKIFIERPANNARVTIHTARPGVVIGKRGEDIEKLRKEVSTLMGVPAHINVTEVRKPELDAQLVAESIAQQLERRIMFRRAMKRAVGNAMRLGALGIKVNVAGRLNGAEIARSEWYREGRVPLHTLRADIDYGFAEAKTTYGIIGIKVWVYKGEIFDFSQVGQEKQDDSPRSDRGDRGDRGDRNDRPGRPAREQR, encoded by the coding sequence ATGGGTCATAAAGTTCATCCGACCGGAATCCGCCTTGGTATCTCCAAGGACTGGAATTCCAAGTGGTTTGCCGGCAAGAAGCAGTATGCCGAGTACCTCGCCGCCGACCTGAAGGTCCGCGAGATGCTCCGCAAGAAGCTTGCTCAAGCGGGTATTTCCAAGATCTTCATCGAACGTCCGGCGAACAACGCCCGCGTGACGATCCACACCGCCCGTCCGGGCGTGGTGATCGGCAAGCGCGGCGAGGACATCGAGAAGCTGCGTAAGGAAGTTAGCACCCTGATGGGCGTTCCGGCGCACATCAACGTGACCGAGGTCCGCAAGCCGGAACTCGACGCGCAGCTGGTCGCCGAGTCCATCGCGCAGCAGCTCGAGCGCCGCATCATGTTCCGCCGCGCGATGAAGCGCGCGGTCGGCAACGCGATGCGCCTGGGTGCCCTGGGCATCAAGGTCAACGTCGCCGGCCGCCTCAACGGCGCCGAAATCGCGCGTTCGGAGTGGTACCGCGAAGGTCGCGTGCCGCTGCACACGCTGCGCGCCGACATCGATTACGGCTTCGCTGAAGCCAAGACGACGTACGGCATCATCGGCATTAAGGTATGGGTCTACAAGGGCGAGATCTTCGATTTCTCCCAGGTCGGCCAAGAGAAGCAGGACGATTCGCCGCGCAGCGATCGTGGTGACCGCGGCGATCGCGGTGATCGTAACGACCGCCCGGGCCGTCCTGCCCGCGAACAGAGGTAA
- the rplV gene encoding 50S ribosomal protein L22: MEAKAILRTARISPQKARLVADQVRGLSAERAVNLLKFSDKKAAALIRKVVESAIANAENNQGADIDELKVTTIMVDEGPALKRFMARAKGRGTRILKRTSHITVVVGAGK, encoded by the coding sequence ATGGAAGCGAAAGCCATCCTGCGCACCGCGCGCATCTCCCCGCAGAAGGCCCGCCTGGTCGCCGACCAAGTGCGCGGTCTGTCGGCCGAGCGCGCCGTCAACCTGCTGAAGTTCTCGGACAAGAAGGCAGCTGCACTGATCCGCAAGGTCGTGGAGTCCGCCATCGCCAACGCCGAGAACAACCAGGGCGCTGACATCGACGAGCTCAAGGTCACGACCATCATGGTGGACGAGGGTCCCGCACTGAAGCGCTTTATGGCTCGTGCGAAAGGCCGCGGCACCCGCATCCTCAAGCGCACCAGCCACATCACTGTGGTTGTGGGCGCCGGCAAGTAA
- the rpsS gene encoding 30S ribosomal protein S19, producing the protein MARSLKKGPFVDHHLIKKVETAGNNKKPIKTWSRRSMVLPEMVGFTIAVHNGKNHIPVLVNENMVGHKLGEFALTRTFKGHGGDKKSGK; encoded by the coding sequence ATGGCACGTTCACTCAAAAAGGGTCCGTTCGTCGACCACCATCTCATCAAGAAGGTGGAGACCGCGGGCAACAACAAGAAGCCGATCAAGACCTGGTCGCGCCGCTCCATGGTGCTGCCGGAAATGGTGGGTTTCACCATCGCCGTGCATAACGGCAAGAACCACATCCCGGTGCTGGTCAACGAGAACATGGTTGGCCACAAGCTTGGCGAATTCGCTTTGACCCGTACGTTCAAGGGTCACGGCGGCGACAAGAAGTCGGGTAAGTAA
- the rplB gene encoding 50S ribosomal protein L2 gives MALMTFKPTSAGRRNAVRVVTPGLHKGAPHAALVEKQSKSGGRNHHGRITTRHIGGGHKQHYRIIDFKRDKVGIPARVERIEYDPNRTAHIALLCYVDGERRYIIAPKGLKDGDQVIAGRDAPIRVGNTLPLSNIPVGSTVHCIEMKPGKGAQLARAAGAGVQLVAREQGYATLRLRSGEMRKVPVDCCATIGEVGNDEHSLEKLGKAGAKRWRGIKPTVRGAAMNPVDHPHGGGEAKAGQGNPHPVTPWGVPTKGYKTRKNKRTTQFIVRDRRG, from the coding sequence ATGGCATTGATGACATTCAAGCCCACGTCCGCCGGCCGCCGCAACGCGGTTCGCGTCGTGACCCCGGGCCTGCACAAGGGCGCGCCGCACGCGGCGTTGGTCGAAAAGCAGAGCAAGAGCGGCGGTCGTAACCACCACGGCCGCATCACCACCCGTCACATCGGCGGTGGCCACAAGCAGCATTACCGCATCATCGACTTCAAGCGCGACAAGGTCGGCATTCCGGCCCGCGTCGAGCGGATCGAATACGATCCCAACCGCACCGCGCACATCGCGCTGCTGTGCTACGTCGATGGCGAGCGCCGTTACATCATCGCCCCGAAGGGCCTGAAGGACGGCGATCAGGTGATCGCGGGCCGTGACGCCCCGATCCGCGTCGGCAACACGCTGCCGCTGAGCAACATCCCGGTCGGCTCCACGGTGCATTGCATCGAGATGAAGCCGGGCAAGGGCGCTCAGCTCGCCCGCGCCGCAGGCGCTGGCGTGCAGCTGGTCGCTCGCGAACAGGGTTACGCCACGCTGCGTCTTCGCTCCGGCGAAATGCGCAAGGTGCCGGTCGACTGCTGCGCGACCATCGGCGAAGTCGGCAACGACGAGCACAGCCTCGAGAAGCTCGGCAAGGCCGGCGCCAAGCGCTGGCGCGGTATCAAGCCGACCGTCCGCGGCGCCGCCATGAACCCCGTCGACCACCCGCACGGTGGTGGTGAGGCGAAGGCTGGCCAGGGCAACCCGCATCCGGTCACCCCCTGGGGTGTTCCGACCAAGGGTTACAAGACGCGCAAGAACAAGCGCACCACGCAATTCATCGTGCGCGATCGCAGGGGTTAA
- the rplW gene encoding 50S ribosomal protein L23, whose product MNDAKLYSIIRAPRVSEKTARLQEVSNQYVFEVATDATKADIKVAVEKLFDVKVEAVNVVNVKGKNKAFKFRMGRRADWRKAYVKLAEGQSIDVMAKA is encoded by the coding sequence ATGAACGACGCCAAGCTTTACAGCATCATCCGTGCGCCGCGCGTGTCCGAAAAGACCGCCCGTCTGCAGGAAGTCTCCAACCAATACGTCTTCGAAGTCGCGACGGACGCTACCAAGGCCGACATCAAGGTCGCCGTGGAAAAGCTGTTCGACGTCAAGGTCGAGGCTGTCAATGTGGTCAACGTGAAGGGCAAGAACAAAGCCTTCAAGTTCCGCATGGGCCGTCGCGCCGACTGGCGCAAGGCGTACGTGAAGCTGGCCGAAGGCCAGTCGATCGACGTGATGGCCAAGGCCTGA